A single window of Athene noctua chromosome 1, bAthNoc1.hap1.1, whole genome shotgun sequence DNA harbors:
- the HLX gene encoding H2.0-like homeobox protein, with the protein MYTAGLAPFYASNFSLWSAAYCSASGPAAGGCFPLDAAAAKKPSFCIADILHAGGEAAGGPADTLPGGSGTGMPPALGAVHHGGGPFHAAAASPLRPTPVVAPDAPAAAFPPRLSPLSAAYHSHHHHRPPQHRSPAAAAAAAAGGGGGAPAPARLPGGHTHGSAPAPASKDLKFGIDRILSAEFDPKVKEGNTLRDLTSLLTTSRQTGVHLPNLQPSASQFFASLDPINEASAILGPLNTNPRSSVQHQFQDTFPGPYAVLTKDTLPQTYKRKRSWSRAVFSNLQRKGLEKRFEIQKYVTKPDRKQLAAMLGLTDAQVKVWFQNRRMKWRHSKEAQAQKDKEPPPEPEPEPAAQRAVPPPAAAAEPERSPSRSEGDSDSSDADSLDMAPSDTERTEGAERSLPAAAGIGKSSGSTGLPSPPPPAAAAAASPEPRSGL; encoded by the exons ATGTACACGGCCGGGCTGGCTCCTTTCTACGCCTCCAACTTCAGCTTGTGGTCAGCGGCCTATTGCTCGGCATCGGGGCCGGCAGCCGGCGGCTGCTTCCCGCTAGACGCCGCGGCGGCGAAGAAACCCTCCTTCTGCATCGCCGACATCCTCCACgccggcggcgaggcggcggGAGGACCCGCCGACACCCTGCCCGGAGGTTCCGGCACCGGGATGCCGCCGGCTCTGGGAGCCGTCCACCACGGCGGCGGTCCCTTccacgccgccgccgcctcgccgctcCGGCCCACGCCCGTCGTGGCCCCCgacgcccccgccgccgccttcccgccGCGCCTCTCGCCGCTCTCCGCCGCCTACcactcccaccaccaccaccgccccCCGCAGCACCgctcccccgcggcggcggcggcggcggcggcggggggcggcgggggcgccccggcccccgcccggctgCCGGGCGGCCACACGCACGGCTCGGCGCCGGCGCCCGCCAGCAAGGACCTGAAATTCGGCATCGACCGCATTTTGTCGGCGGAGTTTGACCCCAAAGTCAAGGAAGGCAACACGCTGAGAG ATCTGACCTCCTTATTAACTACCAGCCGCCAAACTGGGGTTCATCTCCCCAACTTGCAGCCTTCCGCCAGCCAGTTCTTCGCGTCTCTAGACCCCATTAACGAGGCCTCTGCTATTCTGGGTCCCTTAAACACAAACCCAAGGAGCTCAGTTCAGCACCAGTTTCAAGACACTTTTCCAG gtccGTACGCAGTTTTAACCAAGGACACGCTGCCCCAGACGTACAAGAGGAAACGCTCCTGGTCCAGGGCTGTTTTTTCCAACCTGCAGAGGAAAGGTTTAGAAAAACGGTTCGAAATCCAGAAATATGTCACCAAACCGGACAGAAAGCAACTGGCGGCGATGCTGGGGCTGACAGATGCTCAA GTGAAGGTGTGGTTCCAGAACCGGCGGATGAAGTGGCGGCACTCCAAGGAGGCGCAGGCCCAGAAGGACAAGGAGCCGCCGCCGGAGCCCGAGCCGGAGCCGGCGGCCCAGCGCGCCGTCccaccgcccgccgccgccgccgagcccgaGCGCAGCCCCAGCCGCTCCGAGGGCGACAGCGACAGCAGCGACGCCGACTCCCTCGACATGGCCCCCAGCGACACGGAACGGACTGAGGGAGCCGAGCGGagcctgcccgccgccgccgggatcGGCAAGTCCTCCGGCAGCACCGGCCTCCCCTCCCCACCGCCTCCCgcagctgccgccgccgccagccccgagCCGCGGAGCGGCCTATag